A single Corallococcus silvisoli DNA region contains:
- a CDS encoding SAM-dependent methyltransferase, with protein MLGTASDMGKPYRPKDHYFQKAKQEGLRARSAFKVDEILKRFPTSVKKGAAVLDLGAAPGGFLQILADAVGLNGRIVGVDIVAIRPFSQKQVTTAVLDVLADDFDAKLLALYDGLYDAVISDMAPKTSGIKGTDEARSLRLAGKALEVAATRGKAGGTFVAKVFMGGDFEAFRDEVRQHFEEVKVVRPEATRGASMEVYVVGLRRRAPAAS; from the coding sequence ATGCTAGGGACGGCTTCTGACATGGGCAAGCCCTACCGTCCTAAAGACCACTATTTCCAGAAAGCCAAGCAAGAGGGGCTGCGCGCGCGATCCGCGTTCAAGGTCGACGAGATCCTCAAGCGTTTCCCGACGTCCGTGAAGAAGGGCGCGGCGGTGTTGGACCTGGGCGCGGCGCCGGGCGGCTTCCTGCAGATCCTCGCGGACGCGGTGGGGTTGAACGGGCGCATCGTCGGCGTGGACATCGTCGCCATCCGGCCATTCTCGCAGAAGCAGGTGACGACGGCGGTGCTGGACGTGCTGGCGGACGACTTCGACGCGAAGCTGCTGGCGCTGTACGACGGGCTCTACGACGCGGTCATCTCCGACATGGCGCCCAAGACGTCCGGCATCAAGGGCACGGACGAGGCGCGCAGCCTGCGGCTCGCGGGCAAGGCGCTGGAGGTGGCCGCCACGCGGGGCAAGGCCGGGGGCACGTTCGTGGCCAAGGTCTTCATGGGCGGCGACTTCGAGGCCTTCCGCGACGAGGTGCGCCAGCATTTCGAAGAAGTGAAGGTGGTGCGTCCGGAGGCCACGCGCGGCGCCAGCATGGAGGTCTACGTGGTCGGGCTGCGGCGCCGGGCCCCCGCGGCATCCTGA
- a CDS encoding acyl-CoA dehydrogenase family protein, which yields MLNPFTDEHEAFRRTVRTFVEKEMAPYGLEWDRAGIFPRELFKKCGELGFLGINHDPKYGGSGLDYWYVTAFAEELSRSRNAGVNMALLVQSQMATPIINEIGTDEQKREFLEPALKGERIAALGVSEPGCGSDVASIKTTARRDGDDYVINGSKMWITNGTRADFITLAVRTGEQGYGGVSLVTFPTDVKGFSVSKKLDKVGNLSSDTAILYFEDCRIPARYVLGEENQGFYHIMTNFQGERLVGAITTVGGMDRMLEDAIQYGNEREAFGRPLMKFQVWRHKFVEHLSAVEAARWLTYHAVDLYDRKENPVKEISMAKLFAGDLAQRVAYDCQQMFGGMGYIEETPIARMWRDVRLITIGGGTSEVMKEIISKLYGF from the coding sequence ATGCTCAACCCGTTCACCGACGAGCATGAGGCCTTTCGCAGGACGGTGCGCACCTTCGTGGAGAAGGAGATGGCGCCGTACGGGCTGGAGTGGGATCGCGCGGGCATCTTCCCGCGGGAGCTGTTCAAGAAGTGCGGCGAGCTGGGCTTTCTGGGCATCAACCACGACCCGAAGTACGGCGGCAGCGGCCTGGACTACTGGTACGTGACGGCGTTCGCGGAGGAGCTCAGCCGCAGCCGCAACGCGGGCGTGAACATGGCGCTGCTGGTGCAGAGCCAGATGGCCACGCCCATCATCAACGAGATCGGCACCGACGAGCAGAAGCGCGAGTTCCTGGAGCCGGCGCTCAAGGGCGAGCGCATCGCGGCGCTGGGCGTGAGCGAGCCGGGGTGCGGCTCGGACGTGGCGAGCATCAAGACGACCGCCCGCCGGGACGGTGACGACTACGTCATCAACGGCTCCAAGATGTGGATCACCAACGGCACGCGCGCGGACTTCATCACGCTGGCGGTGCGCACCGGTGAGCAGGGCTACGGCGGCGTGTCGCTGGTGACGTTCCCCACGGATGTGAAGGGGTTCAGCGTCTCCAAGAAGCTGGACAAGGTGGGCAACCTGTCGTCCGACACGGCCATCCTCTACTTCGAGGACTGCCGCATCCCCGCGCGCTACGTGCTGGGCGAGGAGAACCAGGGCTTCTACCACATCATGACCAACTTCCAGGGCGAGCGCCTGGTGGGGGCCATCACCACGGTGGGGGGGATGGACCGGATGCTGGAGGACGCCATCCAGTACGGCAACGAGCGCGAGGCGTTCGGCAGGCCGCTGATGAAGTTCCAGGTGTGGCGCCACAAGTTCGTGGAGCACCTGTCCGCGGTGGAGGCGGCGCGGTGGCTCACCTACCACGCGGTGGACCTCTACGACCGGAAGGAGAACCCGGTGAAGGAGATCTCCATGGCGAAGCTGTTCGCCGGGGATCTGGCCCAGCGCGTGGCCTACGACTGCCAGCAGATGTTCGGCGGCATGGGCTACATCGAGGAGACGCCCATCGCGCGCATGTGGCGCGACGTGCGGCTCATCACCATCGGCGGTGGCACCTCCGAGGTGATGAAGGAGATCATCTCCAAGCTGTACGGCTTCTAG
- a CDS encoding efflux RND transporter permease subunit, which yields MLKTFISRPIFTAMLMLAVVVFGLFAYPKIGVDQFPDVDFPVVTVTTVLPGADPESMEKNVSDPLEEALNTLNGVDVLKSINLESVSQIVVQFKLSTKVDIAAQDVRDRVQATLSKLPDEVETPVVEKFDIGAAPIITLALAGALPVEELTRVADDVVKPALQRQQGVGSIDIVGGREREIQLVVDPQRLRGFGLAISDVSQALKAQSLDVPGGRSMDNGRERVVRLTSEAKSVEEIRNIIITSSGGSPIRVRDIAEVVDGPAEQRSGAKSGERSAVAMVVRKQSGSNTVQVADLVKESLDEINKNLPAGVQVETVTDNARFIRSSIHAVQEDLILGGVLAVLIVLVFLRNLRSTVVAAIALPVSVVGTFAVMAALGFTFNMITMLALTLSIGLLIDDAIVVIENIVRHMEEGATPMQAALEGAGQIALAVLAVTLAIVAVFIPVAFMDGMIGKFFYQFGVTVAVATLISYVVSMTLTPMLSSRLLREHGHPTGLSASVEKVLVGMENGYRKILGGILRHRALTMIVAVVVLFATFGLARFLKFTFIPEQDNGNIKLTVELPIGSTIQETQAQLDSMAAQVRALPGIDSTFTTAGGGVQEEVHKGEVLINLKSVKERAFKQSELKAYLRETIHPPAGVTVAVQDVAAVAGAGSRSQQVQFNLRGDNWKELTESAEKMRKEMLKNPGLTDVDMTYRSGKPQYDVQVDRDRAATLGVPAASLGATLRAFLGRDKVLDYREGGDTYEVKLRLPPETLASADSLGQLAVRAPSGQLVELRNLARIVPAEGPVQIDRQAQKRQITMLANLKQGYALSDAISYMQGYAAKELPKSVTGELEGNAKELGKSVAAFGTALLLGIILIYMILAAQFESLIHPFTIMLSLPFAFIGAIGGLLITGQYMSMFALIGVIMLMGLVVKNGILLVDFTLQVREKGRTAHEALLEAAPVRLRPILMTTIAMIAGMIPVALAKGDGAETRAPMAITIIGGLVTSTFLTLGVVPVVYSLLDQLAARFKRDKGKDPGFAGGAGPAHGGPVNQDREREAAAAAARVETA from the coding sequence ATGCTCAAGACCTTCATTTCACGGCCCATCTTCACCGCCATGCTGATGCTGGCGGTGGTGGTGTTCGGCCTGTTCGCCTATCCGAAAATCGGCGTGGACCAGTTCCCCGACGTGGACTTCCCCGTCGTCACGGTGACGACGGTGCTGCCGGGCGCGGACCCGGAGTCCATGGAGAAGAACGTCTCCGACCCGCTGGAGGAGGCCCTCAACACGCTCAACGGCGTGGACGTGCTGAAGTCCATCAACCTGGAAAGCGTTTCGCAGATCGTCGTGCAGTTCAAGCTGTCCACCAAGGTGGACATCGCGGCGCAGGACGTGCGCGACCGCGTCCAGGCCACGCTCAGCAAGCTGCCGGACGAGGTGGAGACGCCCGTCGTGGAGAAGTTCGACATCGGCGCGGCGCCCATCATCACGCTGGCGCTCGCGGGCGCCCTGCCGGTGGAGGAGCTGACGCGCGTCGCGGATGACGTGGTGAAGCCGGCCCTCCAGCGCCAGCAGGGCGTCGGCAGCATCGACATCGTCGGTGGCCGGGAGCGGGAGATCCAGCTCGTGGTGGATCCGCAGCGGCTGCGGGGCTTCGGGCTGGCCATCAGCGACGTCTCCCAGGCGCTCAAGGCCCAGAGCCTGGACGTCCCGGGTGGCCGCAGCATGGACAACGGCCGCGAGCGCGTGGTGCGCCTCACGTCCGAGGCCAAGAGCGTGGAGGAGATCCGCAACATCATCATCACCAGCTCGGGCGGCTCGCCCATCCGCGTGCGCGACATCGCGGAGGTGGTGGACGGCCCCGCGGAGCAGCGCTCGGGCGCGAAGAGCGGCGAGCGCAGCGCGGTGGCCATGGTGGTCCGCAAGCAGTCCGGCTCCAACACGGTGCAGGTGGCGGACCTGGTGAAGGAGTCGCTGGACGAGATCAACAAGAACCTGCCGGCGGGCGTGCAGGTGGAGACGGTGACGGACAACGCGCGGTTCATCCGTTCGTCCATCCACGCGGTGCAGGAGGACCTCATCCTGGGCGGCGTGCTCGCGGTGCTCATCGTGTTGGTGTTCCTGCGCAACCTGCGCTCCACCGTCGTGGCGGCCATCGCGCTGCCGGTGTCCGTCGTGGGCACGTTCGCGGTGATGGCGGCGCTGGGCTTCACCTTCAACATGATCACGATGCTGGCGCTGACGCTGTCCATCGGTCTGCTCATCGACGACGCCATCGTGGTCATCGAGAACATCGTGCGTCACATGGAAGAGGGCGCCACGCCCATGCAGGCCGCGCTGGAGGGCGCCGGACAGATTGCCCTCGCGGTGCTCGCGGTGACGCTCGCCATCGTGGCGGTGTTCATCCCGGTGGCCTTCATGGACGGCATGATCGGCAAGTTCTTCTACCAGTTCGGTGTCACGGTGGCGGTGGCGACGCTCATCTCCTACGTGGTGTCCATGACGCTCACGCCCATGCTGTCCTCGCGCCTCTTGCGTGAGCACGGCCACCCGACGGGCCTGTCCGCGTCGGTGGAGAAGGTGCTGGTGGGCATGGAGAACGGCTACCGGAAGATCCTGGGGGGCATCCTGCGGCACCGCGCCCTCACGATGATCGTCGCGGTGGTGGTGCTCTTCGCCACCTTCGGTCTGGCCCGGTTCCTCAAGTTCACGTTCATCCCCGAGCAGGACAACGGCAACATCAAGCTCACGGTGGAGCTGCCCATCGGGTCCACCATCCAGGAGACCCAGGCCCAGCTGGACAGCATGGCGGCCCAGGTGCGGGCGCTGCCGGGCATCGACTCCACCTTCACCACCGCCGGTGGTGGCGTGCAGGAGGAGGTCCACAAGGGCGAGGTCCTCATCAACCTGAAGTCGGTGAAGGAGCGCGCCTTCAAGCAGAGCGAGCTGAAGGCCTACCTGCGCGAGACCATCCATCCCCCCGCGGGCGTGACCGTGGCCGTGCAGGACGTGGCCGCGGTGGCCGGCGCGGGCTCGCGCTCGCAGCAGGTGCAGTTCAACCTGCGCGGTGACAACTGGAAGGAGCTGACCGAGTCCGCGGAGAAGATGCGCAAGGAGATGCTCAAGAACCCGGGCCTCACCGACGTGGACATGACCTACCGCTCCGGCAAGCCGCAGTACGACGTGCAGGTGGACCGCGACCGCGCGGCCACCCTGGGCGTGCCGGCCGCGTCCCTGGGCGCCACGCTGCGCGCCTTCCTGGGCCGCGACAAGGTGCTGGACTACCGCGAGGGCGGCGACACGTACGAAGTGAAGCTGCGCCTGCCTCCAGAGACGCTGGCGTCCGCGGACTCGCTCGGCCAGCTCGCCGTGCGCGCGCCGTCCGGGCAGCTGGTGGAGCTGCGCAACCTGGCGCGCATCGTCCCCGCCGAGGGCCCGGTGCAGATCGACCGTCAGGCGCAGAAGCGGCAGATCACCATGCTGGCGAACCTGAAGCAGGGCTACGCGCTCTCCGACGCCATCTCCTACATGCAGGGCTACGCCGCCAAGGAGCTGCCCAAGAGCGTCACCGGTGAGCTGGAAGGCAACGCGAAGGAGCTGGGCAAGTCGGTGGCCGCCTTCGGCACCGCCCTGCTCCTGGGTATCATCCTCATCTACATGATCCTCGCGGCCCAGTTCGAGAGCCTCATCCACCCGTTCACGATCATGCTGTCGCTGCCCTTCGCCTTCATCGGAGCCATTGGCGGCCTGCTCATCACCGGCCAGTACATGTCCATGTTCGCCCTCATCGGCGTCATCATGCTCATGGGTCTGGTGGTGAAGAACGGCATCCTCCTGGTGGACTTCACGCTCCAGGTCCGTGAGAAGGGCCGCACCGCGCACGAGGCCCTGCTGGAGGCCGCCCCGGTCCGTCTGCGCCCCATCCTGATGACGACCATCGCGATGATCGCCGGCATGATCCCGGTGGCGCTGGCGAAGGGCGACGGCGCGGAGACGCGCGCGCCCATGGCCATCACCATCATCGGTGGTCTGGTCACCTCCACGTTCCTCACGCTGGGCGTGGTGCCGGTGGTGTACTCGCTGCTGGATCAACTGGCCGCGCGCTTCAAGCGCGACAAGGGCAAGGACCCGGGCTTCGCGGGTGGCGCCGGCCCGGCCCATGGGGGCCCGGTGAACCAGGACCGTGAACGGGAAGCCGCGGCCGCCGCGGCTCGGGTGGAGACGGCCTGA
- a CDS encoding efflux RND transporter periplasmic adaptor subunit: protein MNQRILAAVVAVAVSTAGCSQAGAGKAQLPAQQEGSNALGVKAITPATELEQNVTRVTGQVRSKQEAVLGPQVTGTLAKVNVRVGDKVKKGDVLAVLDTSNVSIAVDQAKAARDMAEASLQLATSNLERTRKVAESGGVAANALEQAEIGQKQAAAQAAQAGAAYRLAAENLRDHSILAPFNGVITARTKNVGDSVAVTPSTPVFSIVDTDGLEVRMMVPESVIDNVAPGTVTPGIVNPSGMRFEAKVANVGAVIDAQSRTVEVLADVTGTTERPLRPGALVEMDFSKAAGDAGNGLFLPAQAVSSKGQEGFVWVVQDGTVRKRDVRVQRVLPGYVKVLQGLTAEERVLADASLDVKDGTAVRVAQ from the coding sequence GTGAATCAGCGAATCTTGGCTGCCGTGGTGGCCGTGGCGGTGTCGACGGCGGGGTGCTCGCAGGCGGGCGCGGGGAAGGCGCAGTTGCCGGCGCAGCAGGAAGGCTCCAACGCGCTGGGCGTCAAGGCCATCACTCCGGCCACGGAGCTGGAGCAGAACGTGACCCGGGTCACCGGGCAGGTGCGCTCCAAGCAGGAGGCCGTCCTGGGTCCCCAGGTCACCGGCACGCTCGCGAAGGTGAACGTGCGGGTGGGTGACAAGGTGAAGAAGGGCGACGTGCTGGCGGTGCTGGACACGTCCAACGTGAGCATCGCGGTGGACCAGGCGAAGGCGGCCCGGGACATGGCGGAGGCCTCGCTGCAGCTGGCGACGAGCAACCTGGAGCGCACGCGCAAGGTGGCGGAGTCCGGCGGCGTCGCGGCCAACGCGCTGGAGCAGGCGGAGATCGGCCAGAAGCAGGCCGCGGCCCAGGCGGCCCAGGCGGGCGCGGCGTACCGGCTGGCGGCGGAGAACCTGCGCGACCACTCCATCCTGGCGCCCTTCAACGGCGTCATCACGGCGCGCACGAAGAACGTGGGCGACTCCGTGGCGGTGACGCCCTCCACGCCGGTGTTCTCCATCGTGGACACGGACGGGCTGGAGGTCCGGATGATGGTGCCGGAGTCCGTCATCGACAACGTGGCGCCGGGCACCGTGACGCCGGGCATCGTGAACCCCAGCGGCATGCGCTTCGAGGCGAAGGTGGCCAACGTGGGCGCCGTCATCGACGCGCAGAGCCGCACGGTGGAGGTGCTGGCGGACGTGACGGGCACGACGGAGCGCCCGCTGCGCCCGGGCGCGCTCGTGGAGATGGACTTCTCCAAGGCCGCGGGCGACGCCGGCAACGGCCTGTTCCTGCCCGCCCAGGCGGTCAGCAGCAAAGGCCAGGAAGGCTTCGTGTGGGTGGTGCAGGACGGCACCGTGCGCAAGCGCGACGTGCGCGTACAGCGCGTGCTGCCGGGCTACGTGAAGGTGCTGCAGGGCCTGACGGCGGAGGAGCGTGTGCTCGCCGACGCGTCGCTGGACGTCAAGGACGGGACCGCCGTGCGCGTGGCGCAGTAA